In the genome of Desulfitobacterium chlororespirans DSM 11544, one region contains:
- a CDS encoding PrpR N-terminal domain-containing protein: MESIFFVALTPGMAQIAEEARQALNLSFPIEVVSFDQGKEVIKANPQIDVMISRGLMVDLLRENTDKPIVGLTMTIDEMLEAVQRLVAEGATKIGVVAHRGFLAMGSSDFRLGDLTIHIRPWNTLGDIPMILERLQQIGVQAIAGDKGGYTAAEERGFVVGLLESGPLAVRRSIDEALKIAQAQEREREKEREKAHRFEQVLAELYSGLEQSASFVEELAASSEELAASSQESSAIAQTTTQEMEGITEILDVLRRVAQQTNLLGLNAAIEAARAGEHGRGFSVVAEEVRKLADESNRSAKNIEQMLTRFHESVVQVQNNVEASSEITQEQAKSTQVLSQNLEMLKGIGDKLRVMA; encoded by the coding sequence ATGGAATCCATTTTTTTCGTAGCTCTAACCCCCGGTATGGCCCAGATTGCTGAGGAAGCAAGGCAAGCATTAAATTTATCTTTTCCCATAGAAGTTGTCAGCTTTGATCAGGGCAAAGAGGTTATCAAAGCCAACCCTCAAATTGATGTGATGATCAGCCGGGGGCTGATGGTCGATTTGCTGCGCGAAAATACCGATAAACCAATCGTTGGGCTGACCATGACCATCGATGAGATGCTGGAAGCGGTTCAGCGGCTCGTTGCCGAAGGGGCGACGAAAATAGGCGTGGTAGCCCATCGGGGATTTTTGGCTATGGGAAGTTCAGACTTCAGGTTGGGCGATTTAACGATTCATATCAGACCATGGAACACTCTGGGGGATATACCGATGATCCTGGAGAGGCTGCAGCAAATCGGTGTTCAAGCCATAGCCGGAGATAAAGGAGGATACACTGCCGCCGAGGAGCGGGGGTTCGTAGTGGGGTTGTTGGAATCGGGGCCCCTTGCGGTGAGAAGATCTATAGACGAGGCTTTGAAAATAGCCCAGGCCCAGGAACGGGAGCGGGAAAAAGAACGGGAAAAAGCACACCGCTTTGAGCAGGTGTTAGCTGAGCTGTATTCCGGTTTAGAACAGTCCGCCTCCTTCGTTGAGGAGCTGGCCGCCTCTTCAGAGGAGCTTGCCGCCTCAAGTCAGGAATCATCCGCCATTGCCCAAACAACCACCCAGGAGATGGAGGGCATCACAGAAATATTGGATGTCCTGCGCAGGGTTGCCCAGCAGACCAACCTCTTGGGACTGAATGCCGCCATTGAAGCAGCCCGTGCCGGGGAACACGGCCGGGGATTCTCAGTGGTTGCCGAAGAAGTGCGCAAGCTGGCTGATGAAAGCAACCGCTCGGCAAAGAATATTGAACAGATGCTGACCAGATTCCATGAGTCCGTGGTTCAGGTCCAGAATAATGTGGAAGCCAGCAGTGAGATTACCCAGGAACAAGCCAAGTCTACCCAAGTCTTGTCTCAGAATTTAGAAATGCTCAAAGGCATAGGAGATAAACTAAGAGTTATGGCCTGA
- a CDS encoding CynX/NimT family MFS transporter, translating into MANRQVQTSSRWVVLALSFFMMIGFALSLQALPPLFEQIMKEVSFSNSQAGILMGAYAIPGIFLPFIVAYLASRFDMKKLIIAALAIMMAGLIAFSTAGSFPLLVVYRLVAGIGATVLVVLAPLLITMFFDQKNIGIAMGIFNIAVPLGTVIAANLFGSLGQLLSWRMVLFGVAAFLGVVLLLVIFALSLPQKDGGAAAKGLSKEPAPKFRGSRSLWLLAGIWVLANFQLLAYVTFGPQFYQSFGLANQKAGFLTSLIMLASIFLAPVIGVAFDKTGRKKPYLLIGSAMILLAFVLLAFRFPGLPLWAVALGIGFAPLPVFVFAHLPETVKPHEVGMGMGMLTIASNLGTTMGPSALGSILDRTGGNFTVSLMVLAAVSIVIIAFSLGLKPGSSRSES; encoded by the coding sequence TTGGCTAATCGTCAGGTTCAGACCTCATCGCGATGGGTGGTATTAGCACTTTCTTTTTTTATGATGATCGGGTTCGCCTTGTCTTTGCAAGCCCTGCCGCCCCTCTTCGAGCAAATTATGAAAGAGGTATCCTTTTCTAACTCCCAGGCAGGGATTTTAATGGGCGCTTATGCCATTCCCGGAATTTTTCTTCCTTTTATCGTGGCTTATTTAGCCAGCCGTTTTGACATGAAAAAGTTGATCATAGCCGCGCTAGCGATTATGATGGCAGGATTGATAGCCTTTTCTACAGCAGGCTCTTTTCCGCTCCTGGTCGTGTATAGATTGGTGGCGGGAATAGGGGCGACGGTGCTGGTCGTCCTGGCGCCTCTCTTAATCACCATGTTTTTTGACCAAAAGAATATTGGCATTGCCATGGGTATTTTTAATATCGCTGTTCCCTTAGGGACGGTCATAGCGGCCAATCTTTTTGGCTCTTTGGGACAGCTCCTTAGCTGGAGAATGGTCTTGTTTGGTGTTGCCGCTTTTTTGGGAGTCGTTCTCCTTTTGGTGATCTTTGCCCTCTCCTTACCTCAAAAAGACGGCGGCGCAGCTGCCAAGGGCTTAAGCAAAGAACCGGCGCCCAAATTCAGAGGCAGCCGGAGTCTTTGGCTGCTTGCCGGAATTTGGGTTTTAGCTAATTTTCAACTTTTGGCTTATGTTACCTTTGGTCCCCAATTCTACCAGTCCTTCGGTTTAGCGAACCAAAAGGCCGGATTTTTGACAAGCTTGATCATGCTGGCCTCCATTTTTCTGGCCCCGGTGATCGGGGTGGCTTTCGATAAAACCGGCCGGAAAAAGCCTTATTTGCTTATCGGGAGCGCCATGATCCTCCTTGCTTTTGTTTTACTGGCCTTTCGTTTCCCTGGTTTGCCCCTATGGGCAGTTGCTTTGGGCATAGGCTTTGCCCCCCTGCCTGTTTTCGTATTTGCTCATCTCCCGGAGACTGTTAAACCCCACGAAGTGGGCATGGGGATGGGGATGCTGACCATTGCTTCCAACTTAGGCACCACCATGGGACCCTCCGCCCTGGGCTCAATCCTCGATCGGACAGGCGGCAATTTCACCGTTTCCTTGATGGTTTTGGCTGCGGTGTCGATCGTAATTATCGCTTTTTCCCTGGGATTAAAACCCGGGAGCTCAAGAAGTGAAAGTTAG
- a CDS encoding MFS transporter, with translation MSISSQYSIPQRMERLPLTSYQRKIFYIIATAWFFDSMDLGMLTFVLGSIKTDLGLTTVQAGLLSSFSFLGMFFGAMSAGMAADKFGRKIVFQTSMIIWGAASIACAFTHTVEQLALARFFLGLGMGMEFPIGQSLVSEFIPAKNRGRYIALLEGFWPIGFIFAGILSYFLLPIGGWRLVFLCEGIPAIFVLVIRRIVPESPRWLADTNQDDQADKVMTEFEKNVEKAYGKELPPPVKDDNLVISKHEKKFSFFQLWAPGYKKRTIMVWLLWFFALLGYYGLTTWLSAFLQDAGYSVTKSVFYTILISLAGIPGFFSAAYFIEKNGRKPTLIAVLIGCAVFAYLYGTASNLQTLIGFGLGMQFFLFAMWSSLYAYTPELYPTRARATGTGFASSVGRFGSLLGPYIVAVVLPTLGNSGVFALGAACFVAAALSVAILGEETKGRVLEEISA, from the coding sequence ATGTCCATATCAAGTCAATACAGCATCCCCCAGAGGATGGAAAGATTACCGCTGACATCGTATCAGAGAAAAATATTCTACATTATTGCCACTGCCTGGTTCTTTGATTCAATGGACCTTGGCATGCTGACCTTTGTTCTGGGATCCATTAAGACGGATTTAGGGCTGACAACGGTTCAGGCCGGACTTCTTTCCAGTTTCAGCTTCCTCGGCATGTTCTTTGGCGCTATGAGCGCCGGGATGGCTGCCGACAAGTTCGGCAGAAAGATCGTCTTCCAGACCAGTATGATCATTTGGGGAGCGGCAAGTATCGCCTGTGCTTTTACCCATACCGTCGAACAGCTGGCGCTGGCCCGCTTTTTCCTCGGTCTGGGTATGGGAATGGAATTTCCCATCGGCCAGTCTCTGGTATCAGAATTTATACCTGCCAAGAACCGCGGACGTTATATTGCGCTCTTAGAAGGGTTCTGGCCCATAGGCTTCATTTTTGCCGGGATTTTATCCTATTTCCTCCTTCCCATAGGCGGCTGGCGTCTGGTCTTCCTCTGTGAAGGGATACCCGCGATCTTTGTTTTAGTAATCCGCCGAATTGTTCCGGAATCCCCCCGCTGGTTAGCCGATACCAATCAGGATGATCAAGCCGATAAAGTGATGACAGAGTTTGAGAAAAATGTTGAGAAAGCTTACGGAAAAGAGCTTCCGCCGCCTGTTAAAGATGATAACCTGGTCATCAGCAAGCATGAAAAGAAGTTTTCCTTCTTCCAGCTTTGGGCGCCCGGTTATAAAAAACGCACCATCATGGTCTGGCTGCTGTGGTTCTTTGCGCTGCTCGGATATTATGGTCTGACAACCTGGTTAAGCGCATTTCTGCAGGACGCGGGATATTCGGTTACCAAATCCGTATTCTACACGATTCTCATCTCCCTCGCAGGGATACCCGGGTTCTTCAGTGCGGCTTACTTTATTGAGAAAAATGGCCGTAAGCCAACCCTGATTGCCGTATTGATCGGGTGTGCGGTTTTTGCCTATCTCTATGGCACCGCCTCAAACCTTCAGACCTTGATCGGTTTCGGACTCGGCATGCAGTTTTTCCTCTTTGCCATGTGGTCCTCCTTGTATGCTTATACACCTGAACTCTATCCCACCCGGGCCAGAGCTACCGGTACCGGTTTCGCTTCCTCCGTCGGACGCTTTGGTTCCTTGCTGGGGCCCTACATCGTGGCGGTTGTATTGCCGACCTTAGGCAATTCCGGGGTCTTCGCCCTCGGAGCGGCATGCTTTGTTGCCGCCGCGCTGTCAGTGGCCATCCTTGGTGAAGAAACAAAGGGCAGAGTGCTTGAAGAAATTTCGGCCTGA
- a CDS encoding sigma 54-interacting transcriptional regulator, which yields MDGNDIAIGFGVEVFDSIYNGVVAIDRKGVIKLFNEAAAKIMGVSKEETIGRRVEEVIPNTSLLEILKTGKAENNQKMHLGNSEVISNRGPIFKEGIIVGAIGVFQDISDFEALSLELDNVKEINNDLDAIIESVADGIVVGSSDGVILRANSAYLQITGIQEKEFVGKNVRELINQGYMNKSVTEMVFRTKSRVNVVDIRSGKELLMTGAPVFNEEKEVTRVVTIVRDISELTELKGKLEQAEDAKNRYLKELEHFRSQNSFKKIITKNNHMQKKLDTAYHVARVDSTVLILGESGVGKELIAQLIHRASHRSEKPFIKINCGAIPANLLESEFFGYEAGSFTGALKEGKKGLFELADGGTLFLDEVGELPQEHQVKVLRAIQEKEILRIGGKKTIKLDIRIIAATNRDLEEMVQKKTFREDLYYRLNVVPMTIPPLRKRKEDVIPIALELLARYNTAYGYQKWVHPEVMDCLLNYDWPGNIRELENTIERLVVTSMDDCITKDSLAEIKSIDLNPAKNQLTSLKAFLEKEESRMLEEAYRMMGSTRKAAAMLGISQSNMVKKMKKYGIEVQN from the coding sequence ATGGACGGTAATGATATCGCCATCGGATTTGGAGTTGAAGTTTTTGACTCCATATACAACGGTGTAGTGGCGATTGATCGGAAAGGTGTCATAAAGCTGTTCAATGAAGCGGCAGCCAAGATCATGGGCGTCTCAAAGGAAGAAACCATCGGGCGGAGAGTGGAAGAAGTAATTCCCAATACCAGTCTTCTGGAGATATTAAAAACAGGCAAAGCCGAAAATAACCAGAAGATGCATTTAGGAAACAGCGAAGTCATCTCCAATCGCGGCCCTATCTTTAAAGAGGGGATCATCGTGGGAGCTATCGGGGTTTTTCAGGATATATCCGATTTCGAAGCCTTGTCCCTGGAGTTGGATAATGTTAAAGAAATTAACAATGATCTGGATGCCATCATTGAATCCGTGGCCGACGGAATCGTCGTAGGAAGCTCCGATGGAGTTATCTTAAGGGCGAATAGCGCTTATCTGCAGATCACCGGTATCCAGGAAAAAGAATTTGTGGGCAAAAACGTACGGGAACTCATCAACCAAGGATATATGAATAAATCCGTAACAGAGATGGTTTTCAGAACCAAATCGCGGGTCAATGTCGTGGACATCCGCAGTGGCAAAGAGCTTCTGATGACAGGAGCGCCGGTATTTAATGAGGAGAAAGAAGTCACCAGGGTCGTGACGATTGTCAGAGATATCTCTGAACTTACCGAACTTAAGGGCAAGCTGGAACAGGCTGAAGATGCTAAAAACCGTTATTTAAAAGAGTTGGAGCATTTCCGCTCCCAGAATTCCTTTAAGAAAATAATCACCAAAAATAACCATATGCAAAAAAAGCTTGATACCGCCTATCATGTGGCTCGTGTGGATTCCACTGTCCTGATTCTCGGGGAATCCGGGGTAGGGAAAGAACTGATTGCCCAATTGATTCACAGGGCGAGTCACCGCTCTGAGAAACCTTTTATTAAAATCAACTGCGGGGCTATACCTGCAAATCTTCTGGAGTCGGAGTTTTTTGGTTATGAAGCCGGTTCCTTCACAGGAGCGCTCAAGGAAGGCAAAAAAGGGCTGTTCGAGCTTGCGGATGGCGGAACCTTGTTCCTTGATGAGGTAGGAGAGCTGCCTCAGGAGCACCAGGTTAAAGTCCTGCGCGCAATTCAGGAAAAAGAAATCCTCCGGATCGGAGGGAAAAAAACGATTAAACTGGATATCCGAATTATTGCAGCAACCAACCGTGACCTGGAAGAGATGGTCCAGAAGAAGACCTTCAGAGAAGATCTTTATTACAGGTTAAATGTTGTCCCGATGACGATACCTCCGCTGCGAAAACGCAAAGAGGACGTGATCCCGATAGCCCTGGAGCTGTTGGCGAGATATAATACGGCATACGGTTATCAGAAATGGGTTCATCCCGAAGTGATGGATTGCCTGCTGAATTACGATTGGCCGGGAAACATCAGAGAGCTTGAAAATACCATAGAGAGACTGGTGGTTACCAGCATGGATGACTGCATTACCAAGGACTCCCTTGCGGAAATCAAGTCGATAGATCTTAACCCCGCAAAAAATCAATTGACATCCCTCAAAGCCTTTCTGGAAAAAGAAGAAAGCCGCATGCTGGAAGAGGCATACCGCATGATGGGAAGCACGAGGAAGGCTGCCGCAATGCTGGGGATCAGCCAATCCAACATGGTCAAAAAGATGAAAAAATATGGCATTGAAGTACAAAACTAA
- a CDS encoding methyltetrahydrofolate cobalamin methyltransferase yields the protein MIIIGEKINGSIPAMAKAIQARNEAAIADCAVKQAEAGANYLDVCASVPEKIEVDVLKWLIDRVQRATDLPICVDSPSPHSIAAVLPFCQRPGIVNSVSMEGEKIDVLFPLIAGTEWQCIALLCDDKGIPHSVEKRLEVFAKIMKKAQEFKIDPSRLYIDPLVETLSTQETTLTVFGECAREIKKQYPAVHVTSGLSNISFGLPARRLINQAFLVLAMGAGMDSAIIDPTNRDLLGLIYAANALLEKDEYCLDYISAFKEGLIGPLKN from the coding sequence ATGATTATTATTGGCGAAAAAATTAATGGATCCATTCCAGCAATGGCCAAGGCCATTCAAGCAAGGAATGAAGCCGCCATTGCCGACTGCGCCGTGAAACAGGCGGAGGCCGGTGCGAATTATCTTGATGTGTGCGCATCGGTTCCGGAAAAAATCGAGGTTGACGTATTGAAATGGTTAATCGATCGGGTACAGAGGGCTACCGATCTTCCTATCTGTGTGGATAGTCCGAGCCCTCATTCCATTGCTGCTGTATTGCCCTTCTGTCAAAGGCCCGGTATCGTCAACTCCGTATCTATGGAAGGAGAGAAAATCGATGTGCTGTTTCCTCTCATTGCCGGGACAGAGTGGCAATGCATCGCACTTCTTTGTGACGACAAAGGAATTCCTCATTCCGTGGAAAAACGTTTGGAAGTCTTCGCCAAAATTATGAAGAAGGCCCAAGAATTTAAGATCGATCCTTCCCGCCTCTATATAGATCCCTTAGTAGAAACTCTATCCACCCAGGAAACCACGCTGACTGTATTTGGGGAATGTGCCAGGGAAATAAAGAAACAGTATCCGGCCGTTCATGTCACAAGCGGTCTGAGCAATATTTCCTTCGGCTTGCCTGCACGCAGGCTGATCAACCAGGCCTTTCTGGTCTTAGCTATGGGGGCGGGTATGGACAGCGCCATCATCGACCCTACCAACAGGGATTTGTTAGGCCTGATCTATGCCGCAAACGCCTTATTGGAAAAGGACGAATACTGTCTGGATTATATCTCAGCTTTCAAGGAAGGTCTTATTGGTCCCTTAAAAAATTAA
- a CDS encoding corrinoid protein — MSKIAAIQSAVETGKKKLIRGLIEEALQEGHQAVDILNKGMIDAMSIVGDKFKNGELFVPEMLVAARAMKEGVELLKPFLTSGQASSSGTFIIGTVEGDLHDIGKNLVAMMIESAGFKVIDLGVDVAPERFVEAIKVNPDCHLVGLSALLTTTMPSLEKTINAINESGLRNQVKIMVGGAPISQEIADEVGADAFAADAATAASIAKELAAGA; from the coding sequence ATGTCTAAGATCGCCGCAATCCAAAGTGCAGTTGAAACCGGAAAGAAAAAACTTATCCGGGGCCTCATCGAAGAGGCATTACAGGAAGGTCATCAAGCCGTTGACATTTTGAACAAAGGTATGATTGATGCCATGAGCATTGTCGGGGATAAATTTAAAAACGGTGAGTTATTTGTCCCGGAAATGTTGGTTGCCGCCCGAGCTATGAAAGAAGGTGTGGAGCTTTTAAAACCGTTTCTGACCAGCGGCCAGGCTTCTTCATCCGGTACATTCATCATTGGCACAGTTGAAGGGGACTTGCACGATATCGGTAAAAACCTTGTTGCGATGATGATCGAAAGTGCGGGATTCAAGGTCATTGATCTGGGCGTTGACGTCGCTCCGGAAAGGTTTGTCGAAGCAATTAAGGTGAATCCTGATTGCCACCTGGTTGGTCTCTCTGCTCTCCTGACAACAACGATGCCCTCTCTGGAAAAAACCATCAACGCGATTAATGAATCCGGCTTGAGAAACCAAGTTAAGATCATGGTGGGCGGTGCCCCTATATCTCAGGAGATTGCCGATGAGGTTGGCGCCGACGCTTTTGCTGCCGATGCAGCAACTGCCGCGTCCATCGCCAAAGAGCTGGCTGCTGGAGCATAA
- a CDS encoding uroporphyrinogen decarboxylase family protein codes for MNSRERLLTALSHKEPDRIPLDLGAGCSCKFTKYFYVKLLDYFGIKEELVMNHIPYQLVSASDQVLDLLKCDVRSAILHPIPQVENPYARKWEDADSYYYTNNWGTRYRMPKHQGLYYDLVGGVLQDSEDEEDDQKFIWPVPEKFPTADRRQLEDYRRAGFATTISEQFGNGFLQQGPLMWGFENWFAMLLTEPERCTLFMDKLLEKKMEYYDNIFEVYGGLVDVCSEADDFGTQRGTFISPKLIKNMILPYHKKLNDYLKAKGAGYMTLHSCGSVEASIPDIIEAGFDCLNPVQISAANMSPEHLKKTYGQDITFWGGGINTQATLPNGTPEQVREETKRNIDSFARDGGFVFSTVHNVQDDVPIENFIAMWETFQDHCKY; via the coding sequence ATGAACAGTCGTGAACGATTATTAACCGCTTTGAGCCATAAGGAGCCGGACCGGATTCCTCTTGATCTCGGGGCCGGATGTTCATGCAAATTTACAAAATATTTCTACGTCAAGCTTTTGGATTATTTTGGTATCAAAGAAGAGCTTGTTATGAATCATATCCCCTACCAACTTGTCTCAGCATCGGATCAGGTATTGGATCTTTTGAAATGCGATGTGCGTTCCGCCATACTTCATCCTATCCCCCAGGTTGAAAATCCTTACGCCAGGAAATGGGAAGACGCCGACAGCTACTATTACACCAATAATTGGGGTACCCGCTACAGGATGCCTAAGCATCAGGGTCTCTATTATGACCTGGTCGGAGGTGTTCTGCAGGACTCCGAGGATGAGGAAGATGATCAAAAATTCATCTGGCCGGTACCAGAAAAATTTCCGACCGCCGATCGCCGGCAGCTGGAAGACTATCGCAGGGCAGGGTTTGCGACTACGATCTCGGAACAGTTCGGCAATGGCTTCCTCCAGCAAGGGCCGTTAATGTGGGGCTTTGAAAATTGGTTTGCTATGCTGCTTACTGAGCCGGAACGCTGCACACTGTTTATGGATAAACTGCTGGAGAAAAAAATGGAGTACTATGATAACATCTTCGAAGTTTATGGCGGACTGGTTGATGTCTGCAGTGAAGCGGATGATTTCGGCACTCAGCGGGGAACATTTATTTCCCCAAAACTCATCAAGAATATGATCCTCCCTTATCATAAGAAATTAAACGACTACCTTAAGGCTAAGGGGGCCGGTTATATGACCTTGCATTCCTGCGGCTCGGTGGAGGCGTCCATCCCGGATATTATCGAGGCCGGTTTTGATTGCCTGAACCCGGTACAGATCTCTGCCGCCAATATGAGTCCGGAACATCTGAAGAAAACATACGGTCAGGATATTACCTTCTGGGGTGGAGGCATCAATACACAGGCGACTCTTCCCAACGGGACACCGGAGCAGGTCAGGGAAGAGACCAAAAGAAACATCGATAGCTTTGCCAGAGACGGTGGATTTGTGTTTTCAACGGTCCACAATGTGCAGGATGATGTTCCCATCGAAAACTTTATCGCCATGTGGGAAACCTTCCAGGATCATTGTAAGTATTGA
- a CDS encoding DUF2284 domain-containing protein, which translates to MEKVFDNLIEEVLALGATRATIIDTDMISFSENVRKLCEQNSCGCYNRNWMCPPTVGPVAELQKRFAGYKRGLLFQTVHQLEDSFDWEGMQEGKAEHTRIFRQMVEGMEKNPALKEILPFNAGACTYCPQCSILDGEKCRFPAKAVASIESNGIDVMALVKAAGIPYNNGKNTVSYVSLILV; encoded by the coding sequence ATGGAGAAGGTTTTCGATAATCTGATCGAAGAAGTTCTGGCCTTAGGGGCAACCAGGGCAACCATCATTGACACTGACATGATCAGCTTCAGCGAAAATGTCAGGAAATTATGCGAGCAAAACTCCTGCGGCTGCTATAACCGGAACTGGATGTGTCCGCCCACAGTGGGGCCGGTTGCCGAATTGCAGAAACGGTTCGCAGGCTATAAGCGGGGCCTCTTGTTCCAGACTGTTCATCAATTGGAAGATTCTTTTGACTGGGAAGGAATGCAGGAGGGCAAGGCAGAACATACCAGGATATTCCGACAGATGGTTGAAGGTATGGAAAAGAACCCTGCCCTGAAAGAGATCCTGCCCTTTAACGCCGGCGCCTGTACCTATTGCCCGCAATGTTCCATCCTCGACGGGGAAAAATGCCGGTTCCCCGCCAAAGCCGTGGCCTCGATTGAGTCAAACGGAATTGATGTCATGGCCCTGGTCAAGGCCGCCGGAATCCCCTATAACAACGGCAAAAATACAGTATCCTATGTGTCCCTGATCTTGGTGTAA
- a CDS encoding ABC transporter ATP-binding protein: MLKVKNLNASYKDLQVLWDISFEVRQGELVVLLGANGAGKTTILNTISGIVTNRSGVVEFLGTDIAKLPGYKIASQGIIHVPEGRRLFPEMTVKENLEMGSLLPKAKAKRKETIKKVFDLFPILLEKQHQEAGNLSGGQQQMLAIGRGLMALPNLLILDEPSLGLSPVLVGQIFDIIKDINQQGVTVLLVEQNVAKTLSMCDRAYVLENGRVIMEGQGQELLNNEHIKEAYLGI, translated from the coding sequence ATGCTTAAAGTGAAAAACCTTAATGCATCCTACAAAGATCTGCAGGTTTTATGGGATATTTCCTTTGAAGTCAGGCAAGGAGAGCTGGTGGTCCTGCTGGGCGCCAACGGAGCCGGCAAAACAACCATTTTAAACACCATCTCAGGAATTGTCACCAATAGGAGCGGAGTCGTGGAGTTTCTCGGCACCGACATTGCCAAATTGCCTGGCTATAAGATCGCCTCCCAGGGAATTATCCATGTCCCCGAAGGGCGGCGCCTTTTCCCGGAAATGACGGTCAAAGAGAACTTGGAAATGGGTTCCCTGCTGCCCAAGGCCAAAGCCAAACGCAAAGAGACTATCAAAAAGGTCTTTGACTTATTCCCCATTTTGCTGGAGAAGCAGCATCAGGAAGCGGGCAATCTCAGTGGCGGTCAGCAGCAGATGCTGGCCATCGGCAGAGGGCTGATGGCCTTGCCCAATCTGCTTATTCTCGATGAACCCTCCCTGGGGCTCTCACCGGTACTGGTCGGCCAGATTTTCGATATCATCAAAGATATCAATCAGCAGGGGGTCACGGTACTGCTGGTAGAGCAGAACGTGGCCAAAACCCTGAGCATGTGCGACCGGGCCTATGTTTTGGAAAACGGCAGAGTGATTATGGAAGGACAGGGCCAGGAACTGTTGAACAATGAGCATATCAAAGAAGCCTACTTAGGAATATAG
- a CDS encoding ABC transporter ATP-binding protein, translating to MSLFEAKNIVKRFGGVAAVNDLSFTVEKGEILGIIGPNGSGKTTVFNLISCFFPLTSGEIHFKGKRIDQVPAHDICNLGIGRTFQVVKPLKRMTVLENVTVGAFLRTNSMAKAKHKAEEIVDFCGLSQFKDYEAKSLPLALRKRLEIARALATEPELLMLDETCAGLNPRESEEAIAIIKRIRDSGMTIIIVEHIMKVMMGISDRILAINFGSQITIGKPQEVAGHPEVIKAYLGDDHA from the coding sequence ATGAGTCTGTTTGAAGCCAAAAATATTGTCAAGCGCTTTGGCGGCGTAGCTGCCGTTAATGATCTGAGTTTCACGGTGGAAAAGGGCGAGATCTTAGGAATTATTGGCCCCAATGGTTCAGGAAAGACAACCGTTTTTAATCTGATCAGCTGTTTTTTCCCCCTTACTTCAGGGGAAATACACTTCAAAGGAAAACGCATTGATCAGGTACCGGCTCATGATATATGCAACCTGGGCATCGGGAGAACCTTTCAAGTGGTAAAACCTTTAAAACGGATGACCGTGCTGGAAAACGTTACGGTAGGGGCGTTTCTGCGCACCAACAGCATGGCCAAAGCCAAGCATAAAGCTGAGGAGATCGTGGATTTCTGTGGACTGAGCCAGTTTAAAGACTATGAAGCGAAAAGTTTGCCCCTGGCTCTGCGCAAAAGGCTGGAAATCGCCAGGGCACTGGCCACGGAACCGGAATTGCTCATGCTTGATGAAACCTGCGCCGGGCTGAATCCCAGAGAGTCGGAAGAAGCCATCGCCATCATCAAAAGGATCCGTGATTCGGGAATGACCATTATCATTGTCGAGCACATCATGAAAGTCATGATGGGTATCTCCGACCGCATCTTGGCCATCAATTTCGGCAGCCAAATCACGATCGGCAAACCCCAGGAGGTAGCGGGACATCCTGAGGTAATTAAAGCATATTTAGGTGATGATCATGCTTAA